The following proteins are co-located in the Aggregatibacter aphrophilus ATCC 33389 genome:
- the purB gene encoding adenylosuccinate lyase, with amino-acid sequence MQLSALTALSPIDGRYQDKTARLRGIFSEFGLLKFRVTVEVRWLQKLAATAQIAEVPSLSKEANDHLNQIVANFALEDAEHIKEIEKTTNHDVKAVEYFLKEKSAALPELAKISEFIHFACTSEDINNLSHALMLKTVREEVLLPEWQNLIEKITALAEQYKTIPLLSRTHGQPASPTTVGKEMANVVYRLRRQYKQLQQIDILGKINGAVGNYNAHLSAYPNIDWHTFSEEFVTSLGITWNPYTTQIEPHDYIAELFDCVARFNTIVIDFDRDLWGYIALNHFKQRTIAGEIGSSTMPHKVNPIDFENSEGNLGLANAVMAHLGSKLPISRWQRDLTDSTVLRNLGVGLGYCLIAYAATQKGISKLEVNKAHLREELDQNWEVLAEPIQTVMRRYGIEKPYEKLKELTRGKRVDAKAMFDFIEKLDIPAKEKARLQQLTPADYIGAAVQLVEKL; translated from the coding sequence GTTACAAAAATTGGCGGCGACCGCACAAATCGCCGAAGTTCCTTCTTTGTCAAAAGAAGCAAACGATCACCTCAACCAAATTGTCGCTAATTTTGCCCTTGAAGATGCAGAGCACATTAAAGAAATCGAAAAAACCACCAACCACGATGTCAAAGCGGTGGAATATTTCCTTAAAGAAAAAAGCGCAGCATTGCCTGAATTAGCGAAAATCAGCGAATTTATCCACTTTGCCTGCACCTCCGAAGACATCAATAATCTTTCCCACGCCTTAATGTTAAAAACCGTGCGTGAAGAAGTATTGTTACCGGAGTGGCAAAATTTAATCGAAAAAATCACCGCACTTGCCGAGCAATATAAAACCATTCCATTGCTTTCCCGTACGCACGGTCAACCGGCATCGCCAACCACCGTGGGCAAAGAAATGGCCAACGTGGTGTATCGTTTAAGACGCCAATACAAACAATTACAACAAATTGATATTCTTGGCAAAATCAACGGCGCCGTGGGCAACTATAACGCCCATTTATCCGCTTACCCGAATATTGATTGGCATACCTTCAGCGAAGAATTTGTCACTTCTTTGGGCATTACATGGAACCCGTACACCACCCAAATCGAACCCCATGATTACATCGCCGAATTGTTCGATTGCGTAGCGCGTTTTAACACTATCGTGATCGATTTCGACCGCGACCTATGGGGTTACATCGCATTAAATCATTTCAAACAACGTACCATAGCCGGAGAGATCGGTTCCTCCACTATGCCACACAAAGTCAATCCGATCGACTTCGAGAACTCCGAAGGCAACCTCGGTTTAGCAAATGCCGTGATGGCACACTTAGGTAGCAAATTACCAATTTCCCGCTGGCAACGTGACTTAACGGATTCCACCGTGTTACGCAACCTTGGCGTAGGTTTAGGCTACTGCTTAATCGCCTATGCCGCGACCCAAAAAGGCATCAGCAAATTAGAAGTAAACAAAGCCCATTTGCGTGAAGAATTGGATCAAAACTGGGAAGTGCTCGCCGAACCGATTCAAACCGTGATGCGTCGTTACGGCATTGAAAAACCGTACGAAAAACTGAAAGAACTCACCCGCGGCAAACGCGTAGATGCCAAAGCAATGTTTGATTTCATTGAGAAATTAGACATTCCGGCAAAAGAAAAAGCACGCTTGCAACAACTCACGCCTGCCGACTATATTGGTGCGGCGGTGCAGTTAGTGGAAAAACTGTAA
- a CDS encoding iron ABC transporter substrate-binding protein, which translates to MKIHHFQLATLAAAIAFSGVAAADITVYNGQHKEAAKAVTEAFTKETGINVTLNSAKSEQLAGQLKEEGEKTPADVFYTEQIATFAGLSDAGLLEQLSAETIKQTKYKGVPVAPKKDWIALSGRSRVVVYDKNKLSEKDMEKSVLDYATPKWKDKIGYVPTSGAFLSQVVAITKLKGEQAALDWLKGLKENGKLYAKNTVALQAVENGEVPAALINNYYWYALAKEKGEDKLNSRLYFIRNQDPGALVTYSGAAVLKGSKNKEEAKKFVDFLASKKGQEALVAARAEYPLRPDVVSPFNMEPYAKLEAPEVSAPTAEDKEKANKLIEQAGLK; encoded by the coding sequence ATGAAGATTCATCATTTCCAACTTGCCACGCTCGCCGCAGCCATTGCTTTCTCCGGTGTTGCAGCTGCCGATATCACTGTGTATAACGGTCAGCACAAAGAAGCCGCCAAAGCTGTTACTGAAGCCTTTACCAAAGAAACAGGCATCAATGTGACATTAAACAGCGCAAAAAGCGAACAATTAGCGGGGCAGTTAAAAGAAGAGGGTGAAAAAACCCCGGCAGACGTGTTCTATACCGAACAAATCGCCACATTTGCCGGATTGTCTGACGCAGGTTTACTCGAACAGCTCTCTGCCGAAACGATCAAACAAACCAAATATAAAGGTGTGCCTGTTGCTCCGAAAAAAGACTGGATCGCCTTAAGCGGTCGTTCTCGCGTAGTGGTTTATGACAAAAATAAACTCTCCGAAAAAGACATGGAAAAATCTGTATTAGATTACGCCACACCGAAATGGAAAGATAAAATCGGTTATGTTCCAACCTCCGGCGCATTCTTATCACAAGTCGTTGCAATCACCAAATTGAAAGGTGAGCAAGCAGCATTGGACTGGCTGAAAGGTTTGAAAGAGAATGGCAAACTTTATGCTAAAAATACCGTGGCATTGCAAGCAGTCGAAAATGGTGAAGTGCCGGCAGCATTAATTAACAACTACTACTGGTACGCCTTGGCAAAAGAAAAAGGCGAGGACAAATTAAACTCCCGTTTATACTTTATTCGTAACCAAGACCCGGGCGCATTAGTGACCTACTCCGGTGCTGCGGTATTGAAAGGCTCTAAAAATAAAGAAGAAGCGAAAAAATTCGTGGATTTCTTAGCCAGTAAAAAAGGCCAAGAAGCCCTCGTTGCTGCCCGCGCAGAATATCCATTGCGTCCTGATGTGGTTTCCCCATTCAACATGGAACCTTACGCGAAATTAGAAGCCCCTGAAGTCTCTGCGCCAACTGCAGAAGATAAAGAAAAAGCTAACAAATTAATTGAACAGGCTGGATTGAAATAA